From one Paeniglutamicibacter psychrophenolicus genomic stretch:
- a CDS encoding copper resistance CopC family protein has product MTEAIRAPRTATRVGVLVAAVLLCLMTVFGVSSAQAHDELISSTPASGEVLKTAPKSLVLTFSGDIKKIGTILELSDAKGNSVDTTFTIDRRDVTVTPSTALANGKYTLAARVVSSDGHPIAKDIAFQVSDPAAVASSAPATASAPGASTAPSATPSAQPSAEASDTATPVAGMPAGLVWTIVALAGAGMIALVILKVRRQAK; this is encoded by the coding sequence ATGACTGAAGCAATCCGAGCCCCACGCACCGCCACCCGAGTCGGCGTCCTCGTCGCCGCCGTGCTGCTGTGCCTGATGACCGTCTTCGGCGTGTCAAGCGCCCAGGCACACGACGAACTGATTTCCTCGACACCGGCCAGCGGCGAGGTGCTCAAGACCGCACCCAAATCCTTGGTGCTGACCTTCAGCGGAGACATCAAGAAGATTGGCACGATCCTTGAGCTTTCGGATGCCAAGGGAAACAGCGTCGATACCACCTTCACGATCGACCGCCGCGATGTCACCGTCACCCCGTCCACCGCCTTGGCCAACGGCAAGTACACACTGGCTGCCCGCGTGGTCTCCTCCGACGGCCACCCGATCGCCAAGGACATCGCCTTCCAGGTCAGCGACCCGGCGGCCGTGGCCAGCAGCGCACCGGCAACCGCGAGCGCTCCGGGAGCGTCCACTGCGCCGAGCGCCACGCCGTCTGCGCAGCCGAGCGCCGAGGCCAGCGACACCGCCACTCCCGTGGCCGGCATGCCCGCGGGCCTTGTATGGACGATCGTCGCCCTCGCCGGTGCCGGCATGATCGCCCTGGTGATACTGAAGGTCCGCCGCCAGGCCAAGTAG
- a CDS encoding DnaJ family domain-containing protein — protein MSRRNLDEDREAALRSARYRLAREAAEEQLPIDEYAERTGRTLGDGSEPAAEVRSFHADDEVWEVANSALDAAFARGDFDNLAYAGKPIPGLGSTADPDWWIKGMMKREHISGVGPPALLLRKEDEELEETLDRMADPAAVRALLEDFNARIIEARRQLLGGPPVITALRDVGDEVAAWRERRTARAVAAAPAEQARQEHRPGWFGRLFGSARKR, from the coding sequence ATGTCCCGACGCAATCTCGATGAAGACCGTGAAGCCGCATTGCGTTCGGCCCGCTACCGGTTGGCTCGCGAAGCTGCGGAGGAGCAGCTCCCAATCGATGAGTATGCCGAAAGGACCGGGCGGACGCTGGGCGATGGGTCCGAGCCGGCAGCCGAGGTCCGCAGCTTCCACGCCGACGACGAGGTCTGGGAAGTCGCCAACAGCGCCCTTGACGCAGCGTTCGCCCGGGGCGACTTCGACAACCTCGCCTATGCGGGCAAGCCGATACCCGGCCTTGGGTCCACCGCGGATCCCGATTGGTGGATCAAGGGGATGATGAAGCGTGAACACATCAGCGGTGTCGGTCCCCCGGCGTTGCTGCTGCGCAAGGAAGACGAAGAACTGGAAGAGACCTTGGACCGGATGGCGGATCCCGCCGCGGTGCGTGCATTGCTGGAAGATTTCAACGCCCGGATCATCGAGGCCCGCCGCCAGCTGCTGGGCGGTCCACCGGTGATCACCGCGCTGCGTGATGTCGGGGACGAAGTCGCCGCGTGGCGGGAACGCCGCACCGCCCGTGCGGTGGCTGCGGCACCCGCAGAGCAGGCACGGCAGGAACATCGTCCCGGGTGGTTCGGGCGCTTGTTCGGCTCGGCACGAAAGCGGTAA
- a CDS encoding polyamine ABC transporter substrate-binding protein, with amino-acid sequence MSNQNQREMPRDPAVRALIGQAQRMQLSRRKLLAGAGGLGLAAFLAACGTGGGGGSATSAAAAVTDMSESDKNVFWANWTLYLDYDDKAKKYPTLEEFTKRTGIKTHYAEDIDGNDSYYGKVQAQLSAGQDIGQDIMTLTDWMTGRVIRQGFTQELDHANIPNMKNLLPTLKDVDFDPGRKNSLTWQSGYAGIAYNKAKYPKGLRNVSDLWNPDLKGRITVLDEMRDTMGLLLLDNGVEISDKWGDTEFAAATDVLSKQIANGQIRQVKGNSYKEDFISGDAIAGIVWSGDITQMNFENDNQWEFVLPDAGGTLWSDNLMVPVASPRKANAEKLMDYYYEPEVAAQVAAYVNFISPVEGAKEAMEKIDPELMNNPLIFPSESDLAKAHVFRSLSAEEETNFNSQFQTAIGA; translated from the coding sequence ATGTCCAACCAGAACCAGCGCGAAATGCCTCGGGATCCGGCCGTACGGGCCCTGATCGGACAGGCGCAGCGCATGCAGTTGTCACGCCGCAAGCTGCTGGCAGGTGCCGGAGGCCTGGGGTTGGCAGCCTTCCTGGCTGCCTGCGGCACCGGAGGCGGAGGAGGCAGCGCCACCAGCGCCGCCGCGGCCGTAACGGACATGTCCGAAAGCGACAAGAACGTCTTCTGGGCCAACTGGACCCTGTACCTGGACTACGACGACAAGGCCAAGAAATATCCAACGCTCGAGGAATTCACCAAGCGCACCGGGATCAAGACGCATTACGCCGAGGACATCGACGGCAACGATTCCTACTACGGCAAGGTCCAGGCGCAGCTCTCCGCGGGCCAGGACATCGGCCAGGACATCATGACGCTGACCGACTGGATGACCGGCCGGGTCATCCGCCAGGGCTTCACCCAGGAACTGGACCACGCCAATATCCCGAACATGAAGAACCTGCTGCCAACCTTGAAAGACGTTGACTTCGATCCGGGCCGGAAGAACTCGCTGACCTGGCAAAGCGGCTACGCGGGCATCGCGTACAACAAGGCCAAGTACCCCAAGGGACTGCGCAACGTCTCCGACCTGTGGAACCCGGATCTCAAGGGCCGGATCACGGTGCTCGATGAAATGCGCGACACCATGGGCCTGTTGCTGCTCGACAACGGCGTGGAAATCTCCGACAAATGGGGAGACACCGAATTCGCCGCGGCCACCGATGTGCTCTCCAAGCAAATCGCCAACGGCCAGATCCGCCAGGTGAAGGGCAACTCCTACAAGGAGGACTTCATCTCGGGTGACGCCATCGCCGGAATCGTCTGGAGCGGGGATATCACCCAGATGAACTTCGAGAACGACAACCAGTGGGAGTTCGTGCTTCCCGATGCGGGCGGAACCCTGTGGAGCGACAACCTCATGGTCCCTGTCGCCTCCCCACGCAAGGCCAACGCCGAGAAGCTCATGGACTACTACTACGAACCGGAGGTCGCCGCCCAGGTGGCCGCCTACGTGAACTTCATTTCCCCGGTCGAGGGTGCCAAGGAAGCCATGGAAAAGATCGACCCGGAACTGATGAACAATCCGCTGATCTTCCCGTCCGAATCCGACCTGGCCAAGGCGCACGTCTTCAGGTCACTGAGCGCCGAGGAAGAAACCAACTTCAACAGCCAGTTCCAAACCGCGATCGGAGCCTAA
- the rpmG gene encoding 50S ribosomal protein L33: protein MAKDKDVRPIIKLKSTAGTGFTYVTRKNRRNNPDRMVLKKYDPVVRKHVEFREER, encoded by the coding sequence GTGGCTAAGGATAAGGACGTACGTCCGATCATTAAGCTCAAGTCGACCGCCGGTACCGGGTTCACCTACGTGACCCGCAAGAACCGTCGTAACAACCCAGACCGCATGGTTCTGAAGAAGTACGACCCGGTAGTCCGCAAGCACGTCGAATTCCGAGAGGAGCGCTAA
- the rpmB gene encoding 50S ribosomal protein L28, which translates to MAAVCQVTGAVPNFGHSISHSHRRNKRRFDPNIQKKRYWVPSLRRNVTLTLSVKGIKRIDVRGIDAVVADLLAKGVKL; encoded by the coding sequence ATGGCAGCTGTATGCCAGGTGACTGGTGCGGTTCCGAACTTCGGACACAGCATCTCCCACTCGCACCGCCGCAACAAGCGTCGGTTCGACCCGAATATCCAAAAGAAGCGCTACTGGGTTCCGTCCCTGCGTCGCAACGTGACCCTGACCCTTTCGGTCAAGGGCATCAAGCGCATTGACGTCCGCGGCATTGATGCCGTTGTAGCCGACCTGCTTGCAAAGGGTGTGAAGCTCTAG
- a CDS encoding ABC transporter substrate-binding protein gives MSRHDHQFSSRRRIARGIAEAQASRRGVLAGAGGLALAGLLAACGTSGPKSSAGPSAAVDVSGEQKLVNWANWTLYLDYDDKTKKYPTLERFMKESGITAKYAEDIDSNDTYYGKIQAQLAAGKDIGQDIITPSDWMSERLIRQGYVQELDHANIPNIKNLLPELRDVRFDPGRTKSLTWQSGFTGLAWNKEAFPKGLKNVSDLWDPALKGRVTVLDEMRDTMPMLLLDDGVDIQGDWGENEYGNSLDVLEKNIANGQIRQVKGNSYKQDFISGDAIAGLVYSGDITQLNFEEGDKWEFVMPEAKGLIWSDNFMVPIGATHKTNAEKLMDFYYDPDVAAEVAAYVNYVCPVVGAREAMEKIDPELVDNPLIFPTEEFLSLSSTERAMSVEEETQFQNMFQQVIGA, from the coding sequence ATGTCCCGCCACGACCATCAGTTCTCTTCCCGTCGACGCATCGCGCGCGGGATTGCGGAAGCCCAGGCTTCACGCAGGGGCGTGTTGGCCGGTGCCGGCGGGCTGGCATTGGCCGGCCTGCTGGCAGCCTGCGGGACCTCCGGTCCCAAGTCCTCCGCCGGCCCCAGCGCCGCAGTCGATGTGTCCGGCGAGCAAAAGCTCGTCAACTGGGCCAACTGGACGTTGTACCTGGACTACGACGACAAGACCAAGAAGTATCCGACCCTCGAACGGTTCATGAAGGAAAGCGGCATCACCGCCAAGTACGCGGAGGACATCGACTCCAACGACACCTACTACGGCAAGATCCAGGCCCAGCTGGCTGCCGGCAAGGACATCGGGCAGGACATCATCACCCCCAGCGACTGGATGTCCGAGCGGCTGATCCGCCAGGGCTACGTCCAGGAACTCGACCACGCCAACATCCCCAACATCAAGAACCTGCTGCCGGAACTGCGCGATGTCCGCTTCGACCCCGGACGCACGAAGTCCCTGACCTGGCAATCAGGGTTCACCGGGCTGGCCTGGAACAAGGAGGCCTTCCCGAAGGGCCTGAAAAACGTCTCGGACCTGTGGGACCCGGCGCTCAAGGGCCGGGTCACGGTGCTGGACGAAATGCGCGACACCATGCCGATGCTGTTGCTCGACGACGGCGTGGACATCCAGGGCGACTGGGGAGAGAACGAATACGGGAACTCGCTGGACGTGCTGGAAAAGAACATCGCCAACGGCCAGATCCGCCAGGTGAAGGGCAACTCCTACAAGCAGGATTTCATTTCCGGGGATGCGATCGCCGGGCTGGTCTACTCCGGGGACATCACCCAGTTGAACTTCGAAGAGGGCGACAAATGGGAATTCGTGATGCCCGAGGCCAAGGGCCTGATCTGGAGCGACAACTTCATGGTCCCGATCGGTGCCACGCACAAGACCAACGCCGAGAAGCTCATGGACTTCTACTACGACCCGGACGTCGCAGCCGAGGTGGCGGCCTACGTGAACTACGTCTGCCCCGTGGTCGGCGCACGTGAGGCCATGGAAAAGATCGACCCGGAACTCGTGGACAACCCGCTGATCTTCCCGACCGAGGAATTCCTGTCCCTTTCCTCCACCGAGCGCGCGATGAGCGTGGAGGAAGAAACCCAGTTCCAGAACATGTTCCAGCAAGTGATTGGTGCCTGA
- a CDS encoding MarR family winged helix-turn-helix transcriptional regulator: MSEPKWLSPVERDAWLALVSVTTLLPAALDSELQVQAKITLFDYNVLAMLSEATERILPMSELASRTSASLSRLSHVVKKLESRGWVERSRSPEDARVTIARLTDDGWNKVESLAPEHVGSVRKLIFQGLDDRDVAELARIGQKLVGRLDPEHWILR, encoded by the coding sequence ATGAGCGAACCTAAGTGGCTAAGCCCCGTTGAAAGAGACGCTTGGCTGGCCCTGGTGTCCGTCACGACGTTGCTGCCCGCCGCACTCGACAGCGAGTTGCAGGTCCAGGCCAAGATCACCCTTTTCGACTACAACGTGCTCGCCATGCTGTCGGAGGCCACCGAACGGATCCTGCCGATGAGCGAACTGGCTTCCCGGACCAGTGCCTCGCTCTCGCGGCTATCGCACGTGGTCAAGAAGCTCGAAAGCCGGGGATGGGTTGAACGGTCCAGGTCTCCGGAGGATGCCCGCGTGACCATCGCCAGGCTCACGGACGATGGATGGAACAAGGTCGAGTCCCTTGCCCCCGAACACGTTGGTTCGGTGCGGAAGCTGATTTTCCAGGGTTTGGACGACCGCGACGTGGCCGAGCTGGCACGCATCGGCCAGAAGCTCGTGGGTCGGCTGGACCCCGAGCACTGGATTCTGCGCTAG
- a CDS encoding ABC transporter ATP-binding protein, which yields MTTTTSLKGKAQPMTSSGADLHLGNVTKRFADFTAVDDLTLTVPSGTFFALLGPSGCGKTTTLRMIAGLEQPTSGTISIGGQDVTKLASYQRQVNTVFQSYALFPHMSVLDNVAFGLKRKGVKDSVSRAKAALEMVELEHLASRKPVQLSGGQQQRVALARALVNRPAVLLLDEPLGALDMKLRRQMQVELKSIQTEVGLTFIHVTHDQEEAMTMADTVAVMNKGKIEQMGAPRDLYELPKTAFVANFLGKSNLMHGTVTEDLGDAVAVNAAGHRLVMPKDRSVAHSGAAVVGVRPEKMRVLNLPDDYSPTANMLTGTVLDASFTGVSTEYLVEVQGIGTIGTFSQNMGQPPAQRGDTVRMTWEPEFSFGLDGAEEATAGRDAI from the coding sequence ATGACAACCACGACTTCCCTGAAGGGAAAGGCCCAGCCCATGACATCCTCCGGGGCGGACCTTCACCTGGGCAACGTCACCAAGCGGTTTGCCGACTTCACCGCGGTTGACGACCTGACCCTGACGGTGCCCAGCGGCACTTTCTTCGCACTCCTGGGCCCCTCGGGCTGCGGCAAGACCACCACGTTGCGGATGATCGCAGGCCTTGAACAACCCACCAGCGGGACCATCAGCATCGGCGGGCAGGACGTCACCAAGCTCGCCTCGTACCAGCGCCAGGTCAACACCGTTTTCCAGTCCTACGCGCTCTTCCCGCACATGAGCGTGCTGGACAACGTGGCCTTCGGGCTCAAGCGCAAGGGGGTCAAGGACTCGGTGTCCCGGGCCAAGGCCGCACTGGAAATGGTGGAGCTCGAACACCTCGCGTCGCGCAAGCCGGTCCAGCTCTCCGGCGGGCAGCAGCAGCGCGTGGCCCTGGCACGGGCCCTGGTCAACCGCCCCGCGGTCCTGCTGCTCGACGAGCCGCTCGGCGCCCTGGACATGAAGCTGCGCCGGCAGATGCAGGTGGAGCTCAAATCCATCCAGACCGAGGTCGGCCTGACCTTCATCCACGTGACCCACGACCAGGAAGAGGCCATGACCATGGCCGACACCGTCGCGGTCATGAACAAGGGCAAGATCGAGCAGATGGGTGCCCCGCGCGACCTGTACGAACTGCCCAAGACCGCCTTCGTGGCCAACTTCCTGGGCAAGTCCAACCTCATGCATGGAACGGTGACCGAGGACCTCGGCGACGCCGTCGCCGTGAACGCGGCCGGGCACCGACTGGTCATGCCCAAGGACCGGTCGGTGGCCCACAGCGGTGCCGCCGTGGTGGGAGTGCGCCCGGAAAAGATGCGGGTGCTGAACCTGCCCGACGACTACTCGCCCACGGCCAACATGCTCACCGGCACGGTGCTGGACGCCTCCTTCACCGGGGTCAGCACCGAGTACCTGGTGGAGGTCCAGGGCATCGGAACCATCGGGACATTCTCGCAGAACATGGGCCAACCACCGGCACAGCGCGGGGACACCGTGCGCATGACCTGGGAACCGGAATTCTCCTTCGGACTTGACGGGGCCGAAGAGGCAACCGCAGGGAGGGACGCGATATGA
- the rpsN gene encoding 30S ribosomal protein S14, producing MAKKSMIAKNEQRKVIVERYAEKRAALKKTLVDPNATDEAREEARLGLQKLPRNASPVRVRNRDSIDGRPRGTLQKFGISRVRFRDMAHRGELPGITKSSW from the coding sequence ATGGCCAAGAAGTCTATGATTGCTAAGAACGAGCAGCGCAAGGTCATTGTTGAGCGTTACGCCGAAAAGCGTGCAGCCCTCAAGAAGACCTTGGTTGATCCGAACGCAACCGATGAGGCACGTGAAGAGGCCCGCTTGGGCCTGCAGAAGCTGCCCCGCAATGCTTCGCCGGTACGCGTTCGTAACCGCGATTCCATTGACGGCCGCCCGCGCGGCACCCTCCAGAAGTTCGGTATCTCCCGTGTTCGCTTCCGCGACATGGCACACCGTGGCGAGCTTCCGGGCATCACCAAGTCTTCCTGGTAA
- a CDS encoding Lrp/AsnC family transcriptional regulator: MDETSKAIIEQLQQDGRRSYAAIGKAVGLSEAAVRQRVQKLVDSKVMQVVAVTDPLQLGFKRQALLGIRSTGDIIATADRIAALPEVDYCVVVAGPSDIIAEVICANDEDLLRIITEIRSVEGVRETETFMYLSLRKQEYNWGTR, from the coding sequence ATGGATGAAACGTCCAAGGCGATCATTGAGCAATTGCAGCAAGACGGGCGGCGTTCATACGCCGCCATTGGCAAGGCCGTGGGCCTCAGCGAGGCAGCCGTACGGCAGCGGGTCCAAAAACTCGTCGACAGCAAAGTCATGCAGGTAGTGGCGGTCACCGACCCGCTGCAACTTGGTTTCAAGCGCCAGGCCCTCCTGGGCATCCGATCCACCGGCGACATCATTGCCACCGCCGACAGGATCGCGGCCCTGCCCGAGGTCGACTACTGCGTTGTGGTGGCCGGACCTTCGGACATCATTGCGGAAGTCATCTGCGCCAATGATGAGGACCTGCTTCGTATCATCACAGAAATTCGATCCGTGGAGGGGGTGCGTGAAACCGAAACGTTCATGTATCTCTCGCTACGCAAACAGGAATACAACTGGGGTACCCGATGA
- a CDS encoding ABC transporter permease: MTTTGSRPRNKKKPATLDLRSEEELAAERRKGRVGLYLIIPGMAVLALFFAAPVLVLLSMSLYAKPPGAEIGEFVPALEFGNYVTVIGAYWDVFLRSFFFALIATVAALLIGYPMAYLVAVRLRGRQLMQGILLVLLIAPFFSSFILRTQAWKQILSDEGPVVTVLRAIAILPADGHLTATAFAVVCGLTYNFLPFMMLPIYANLDRLDTNLLEASGDLYASPLTTFFKVTLPLSMPGVFAGTLLTFIPAAGDYVNAALLGNNRDTAMIGQIIDSRFFKVVDYPGASALSFILMILILALVMIYIKRFGTKELF, encoded by the coding sequence ATGACCACCACCGGATCCCGCCCCCGGAACAAGAAAAAGCCGGCAACCCTGGACCTGCGCAGCGAGGAGGAACTTGCCGCCGAGCGGCGCAAGGGAAGGGTCGGGCTGTACCTGATCATTCCCGGCATGGCCGTCTTGGCACTGTTTTTCGCTGCCCCGGTGCTGGTCCTCTTGAGCATGTCGCTGTACGCCAAGCCCCCGGGGGCCGAAATCGGCGAGTTCGTCCCGGCACTGGAGTTCGGCAACTACGTCACCGTCATCGGCGCCTACTGGGACGTCTTCCTGCGCTCGTTCTTCTTCGCCCTGATCGCCACGGTCGCGGCCCTGCTCATCGGCTACCCCATGGCCTACCTGGTGGCGGTGCGGCTGCGCGGGCGCCAGCTGATGCAGGGGATCTTGCTGGTGCTGCTGATTGCACCGTTCTTCTCCAGCTTCATCCTGCGCACCCAGGCCTGGAAGCAGATCCTCTCCGACGAGGGCCCGGTGGTCACGGTGCTGCGGGCCATTGCGATCCTTCCAGCGGATGGACACCTCACCGCCACGGCCTTCGCCGTGGTGTGCGGGCTGACCTACAACTTCCTGCCGTTCATGATGCTGCCGATCTACGCCAACCTCGACCGCCTGGACACCAACCTGCTGGAGGCCTCGGGGGACCTGTATGCCAGCCCGCTGACCACCTTCTTCAAGGTGACACTGCCGCTGTCGATGCCCGGTGTCTTTGCCGGCACGCTGCTCACGTTCATTCCCGCGGCCGGCGACTATGTCAACGCGGCACTGCTGGGCAACAACCGGGACACGGCCATGATCGGGCAGATCATTGATTCGCGCTTCTTCAAGGTGGTCGACTACCCCGGCGCCTCGGCACTGAGCTTCATCCTGATGATCCTGATCCTTGCCTTGGTCATGATCTACATCAAACGCTTTGGCACCAAGGAACTGTTCTAG
- a CDS encoding SDR family NAD(P)-dependent oxidoreductase, whose protein sequence is MDQFKTTGINKTRTSRQEDEVAAHRRNGDASGLRIMVTGANAGIGFWTSLQLARRGAEVIMACRDRLKAETAAKAIRARIPGARLRLTTLDVSSLGSVATAIAELDRLEHLDVLIANAGMVHAPSTRQRSADGLELVAATNYFGHFALVAGLLPLLGRAPAARVVTLGSLSTLLVRPHLDDPQLERNYSSWQAYAQSKIMLQSFAFELDRRLQRTTSTTRALSAHPGYSLSGRTPRIAGVNEPGTFKRVVDTLQAPFTQGKDHGAWPIVRAAVDPDAFSTPGPVFYGPRGLVKGGPCKATPASITTDSAAAESIWKAAESATGISLLG, encoded by the coding sequence ATGGACCAGTTCAAGACCACAGGCATCAACAAGACCCGAACCTCCAGGCAGGAAGACGAGGTGGCGGCACATCGTCGGAACGGCGACGCCAGCGGCTTGCGCATCATGGTCACCGGAGCCAATGCCGGGATCGGATTCTGGACCAGTCTCCAATTGGCCCGGCGCGGGGCCGAAGTCATCATGGCGTGCCGCGACAGACTCAAGGCGGAAACCGCAGCCAAGGCAATCCGGGCACGGATCCCCGGGGCCAGGCTTCGCCTCACGACCCTTGATGTTTCCAGTCTCGGATCCGTCGCCACGGCCATTGCCGAACTTGACCGGCTCGAGCACCTGGATGTGCTGATCGCCAACGCCGGCATGGTCCATGCCCCATCCACGCGCCAGCGGAGCGCGGACGGGCTGGAACTGGTGGCAGCGACCAACTACTTTGGGCACTTTGCGCTGGTTGCCGGGCTGTTGCCGCTCCTGGGGCGTGCCCCGGCCGCCCGCGTGGTGACCCTGGGCTCGCTGTCAACCCTGCTGGTTCGCCCGCACCTTGATGATCCGCAATTGGAGCGCAACTATTCCTCATGGCAGGCATACGCCCAATCCAAGATCATGCTCCAATCCTTCGCTTTTGAACTTGACCGACGGCTGCAGCGAACCACAAGCACCACCCGGGCGCTGAGCGCCCATCCCGGCTATTCGCTCTCCGGGCGCACACCCAGGATTGCAGGAGTCAACGAGCCCGGCACATTCAAACGTGTCGTGGATACGCTCCAGGCACCCTTTACCCAGGGCAAGGACCACGGCGCCTGGCCGATAGTTCGGGCGGCCGTTGACCCCGACGCCTTCAGCACTCCGGGACCGGTCTTTTACGGGCCGAGGGGGCTGGTCAAGGGCGGCCCGTGCAAGGCCACACCCGCCTCAATCACCACCGATTCGGCGGCTGCCGAAAGCATCTGGAAGGCAGCCGAATCCGCCACCGGAATTTCCCTTTTAGGCTAG
- a CDS encoding ABC transporter permease, producing MRQKFGRWFIPVAGGLAFIYLLVPIAYIFVFSFNDAGRTNLEWRGFTLENWKNPCGAPNVCESLVNSLQIGLVATIFATVLGTCVALGLVRYKFKFRNTADLLIILPLATPEVVLGASLLAQFLNLGWELGFSTIVISHVIFCMSFVVVTVRARVSSLDPRLEEAASDLYASPFLTFWKVTFPLLLPGIVAAALLSFAMSFDDFIITNFNSGNFSTFPKFIYVSATRGIPAQANVIGSAMFILALVVVVTSQVIAYRRRKALAAR from the coding sequence ATGCGACAAAAATTTGGGCGCTGGTTCATCCCGGTCGCCGGAGGCCTGGCCTTCATCTATCTCTTGGTACCGATTGCGTACATCTTCGTGTTTTCGTTCAATGATGCCGGACGCACCAACCTCGAGTGGCGCGGATTCACGCTCGAGAACTGGAAGAATCCCTGCGGGGCACCGAATGTGTGCGAGTCGCTGGTCAACTCGCTGCAGATCGGGTTGGTCGCCACGATCTTCGCCACGGTGCTGGGCACCTGCGTGGCCCTGGGCCTGGTGCGCTACAAGTTCAAGTTCCGCAACACCGCGGACCTGTTGATCATCCTGCCGCTGGCCACCCCGGAGGTCGTGCTCGGTGCCTCGCTGCTGGCCCAGTTCCTGAACCTGGGATGGGAGCTTGGCTTCAGCACCATCGTGATTTCCCACGTGATCTTCTGCATGTCGTTCGTGGTGGTTACGGTCAGGGCGCGCGTGTCCTCGCTGGATCCCAGGTTGGAAGAGGCGGCATCGGACTTGTACGCCAGCCCGTTCCTCACGTTCTGGAAGGTCACCTTCCCCCTGCTGCTTCCGGGGATCGTGGCCGCGGCACTGCTGTCCTTCGCGATGAGTTTCGACGACTTCATCATCACGAACTTCAACTCCGGAAACTTCTCGACCTTCCCGAAGTTCATCTACGTCTCGGCTACCCGCGGCATCCCCGCGCAGGCCAACGTGATCGGGTCGGCAATGTTCATCCTGGCACTGGTGGTCGTGGTCACCTCGCAGGTCATTGCCTACCGCCGACGCAAGGCCCTGGCCGCCCGCTAG
- a CDS encoding HU family DNA-binding protein, with protein sequence MAMNRSELVAAVAEKTGNSQVAVNGVLDAVFDVFVSQISKGEKVSIPGWLAVERTDRAARTGRNPQTGEAIQIPAGHSVKLTAGSKLKAAVTGK encoded by the coding sequence TTGGCTATGAACCGTAGTGAACTTGTTGCAGCTGTCGCCGAGAAGACCGGCAACTCCCAGGTAGCCGTCAACGGTGTTTTGGATGCAGTGTTCGACGTATTCGTTTCCCAGATTTCCAAGGGCGAGAAGGTCTCGATCCCGGGCTGGCTCGCAGTTGAGCGCACCGACCGTGCAGCACGCACCGGCCGCAACCCGCAGACCGGCGAAGCCATCCAGATTCCGGCTGGCCACTCGGTCAAGCTGACCGCTGGCTCCAAGCTGAAGGCTGCCGTTACCGGCAAGTAG